A portion of the Punica granatum isolate Tunisia-2019 chromosome 7, ASM765513v2, whole genome shotgun sequence genome contains these proteins:
- the LOC116214480 gene encoding pectinesterase QRT1-like, which produces MISIFGFTLLSLFLSSYARTAVPKFHQKPASVVQSVTVGKSGSRNFTTVQEAIDWVPANNKQWVRIHVKPGTYKEKVTVPKDKQFIYLEGEGEGRALIEWDDHGGADNSSTFTLWADNFLASHITIKNTHDLGPGGANTVDVAPAILIWGDKAAFYGCRFYGVQDTLSDLTGRHFFQSCYIEGAVDFIWGYGQSLYEGCNIISTAANLGAGGLTGFVTAQGRERASDTSAFVFKGGSVNGKGLTYLGRAYRAYSTVIFSETYFGSVIVSLGWDAWHQSKQVDKITFVESNCKGPGSSMSGRVNWIDKLSTAQLDKYLDRAKFIDQDGSYARTAVPKFHQKSASVVQSVTVGKFGPRNFTTVQEAIDWVPANNKQWVRIHVKPGTYKEKVNVPKDKQFIYLEGEGQGRASIEWDDYGGADNSSTFTLWADNFLASRITIKNTHDLGPGGANPVDVAPAILIWGDKAAFYGCRFYGVQDTLSDLAGRHFFQSCYIEGAVDFIWGNGQSLYEGCNIISTAANLGAGGLTGFVTAHGRERASDTSAFVFKGGSVDGKGLTYLGRAYRAYSTVIFYETYFGSVIVSLGWDAWHQSKQVDKITFVESNCKGPGSSMSGRVNWIDKLSTAQLDKYLDRAKFIDQDGWIGAQPTHN; this is translated from the exons ATGATCAGCATTTTCGGGTTTACTCTACTGTCTCTCTTTCTCAGTTCGTATGCACGCACCGCCGTGCCAAAGTTTCACCAGAAACCTGCTTCAGTGGTTCAGTCGGTCACCGTCGGTAAATCTGGGTCCAGGAACTTCACCACTGTACAGGAAGCCATTGATTGGGTCCCTGCTAACAACAAACAGTGGGTCCGAATACATGTTAAACCTGGAACATACAA GGAGAAAGTGACCGTACCTAAAGACAAGCAGTTCATCTATCTCGAAGGTGAAGGTGAAGGAAGAGCGTTGATCGAGTGGGATGATCATGGGGGTGCCGACAACTCTTCCACCTTCACATTGTGGGCTGATAATTTTCTTGCATCGCATATAACTATCAAG AACACACACGATCTCGGTCCTGGAGGTGCTAATACCGTTGATGTGGCACCGGCTATTCTGATTTGGGGAGATAAAGCAGCGTTCTATGGCTGCAGATTTTATGGTGTGCAGGATACACTCAGTGACCTGACAGGCCGTCATTTTTTCCAGTCATGCTACATCGAGGGCGCCGTGGATTTCATATGGGGTTACGGTCAATCTCTGTATGAG GGTTGCAATATAATCTCCACAGCAGCCAACCTCGGCGCTGGAGGACTTACCGGTTTTGTAACGGCCCAAGGGCGAGAAAGGGCAAGCGATACGAGTGCTTTCGTGTTCAAGGGTGGCTCGGTGAATGGAAAGGGACTCACGTATCTCGGGAGAGCTTACAGGGCGTACTCGACAGTAATATTTTCTGAGACCTACTTCGGCAGTGTCATCGTGTCGCTGGGCTGGGATGCCTGGCATCAATCTAAACAAGT GGATAAGATCACTTTCGTCGAGTCCAACTGCAAAGGACCGGGATCTAGTATGTCTGGTCGAGTGAACTGGATCGACAAACTAAGTACTGCACAACTGGATAAGTATTTGGATCGTGCTAAGTTCATAGACCAAGACGG TTCGTATGCACGCACCGCCGTGCCAAAGTTTCACCAGAAATCTGCTTCAGTGGTTCAGTCGGTCACCGTCGGTAAATTTGGGCCCAGGAACTTCACCACTGTACAGGAAGCCATTGATTGGGTCCCTGCTAACAACAAACAGTGGGTCCGAATACATGTTAAACCCGGAACATACAA GGAGAAAGTGAACGTACCTAAAGACAAGCAGTTCATTTATCTCGAAGGAGAAGGTCAAGGAAGAGCGTCGATCGAGTGGGATGATTATGGGGGTGCCGACAACTCTTCCACCTTCACATTGTGGGCTGATAATTTTCTTGCATCGCGTATAACTATCAAG AACACTCACGATCTCGGTCCTGGAGGTGCTAATCCCGTTGATGTGGCACCGGCTATTCTGATTTGGGGAGATAAAGCAGCGTTCTATGGCTGCAGATTTTATGGTGTGCAGGATACACTCAGTGACCTGGCAGGCCGTCATTTTTTCCAGTCATGCTACATCGAGGGCGCCGTGGATTTCATATGGGGTAACGGTCAATCTCTGTATGAG GGTTGCAATATAATCTCCACAGCAGCCAACCTCGGCGCGGGAGGACTTACCGGTTTTGTAACAGCCCATGGGCGAGAAAGGGCAAGCGATACGAGTGCTTTCGTGTTCAAGGGCGGCTCGGTGGACGGAAAGGGACTCACGTATCTCGGGAGAGCTTACAGGGCGTACTCGACAGTAATATTTTATGAGACCTACTTCGGCAGTGTCATCGTGTCGCTGGGCTGGGATGCCTGGCATCAATCTAAACAAGT GGATAAGATCACTTTCGTTGAGTCAAACTGCAAAGGACCGGGATCTAGTATGTCTGGTCGAGTGAACTGGATCGACAAACTAAGTACTGCACAACTGGATAAGTATTTGGATCGTGCTAAGTTCATAGACCAAGACGGGTGGATCGGAGCACAACCAACTCACAACTGA
- the LOC116214974 gene encoding uncharacterized protein LOC116214974, giving the protein MAVAAKSLSLTHKSLRFVRPLLCPTFPLSVKLLSTISTPYPLQYDMIVSHPAQSPPARPARARLGRPNSAPDPPEPENPDVELGFDDWVDRKLSSDRPGSQSMSPGMDKSKRKYYSKRMKRMYGSDSEDDSRRDRNEGFVELQPEVVEFNRLHKREEELYFYDTFAYPWEKDKHYKMVYQLEKKYFPEHSLDKAFLEPGQSGSSLRASLSARADAKKGRAAGVGDDKGLVFFEDETENAGEKGEKKDVVEKKVEEFFKCLKKVPGESAEAEPYVLTRSTELPPRWDGPHGTVVLVNKPKGFTSFTVCGKLRRLVKVKKVGHAGTLDPMSTGLLIVCVGKATKVVDRYQGMVKGYSGVFRLGEATSTWDADSPVIQREPWEHIKDEDIKKAAASFMGEIWQVPPMFSAIKVGGEKMYEKARRGESIELSPRRISIFQFDIERSLEDRQNLIFRVTCSKGTYIRSLCADLGKALGSCAHLTALRRDSIGQYSADDAWEFHDLEEAITKAYF; this is encoded by the exons ATGGCGGTCGCAgcaaaatctctctctctaaccCACAAGTCCCTCCGATTCGTCCGCCCATTACTCTGCCCCACTTTCCCTCTCTCAGTCAAACTCCTCTCCACCATCTCCACTCCTTACCCTCTTCAGTACGACATGATTGTCAGCCACCCTGCTCAGTCCCCGCCCGCCCGCCCGGCTCGGGCTCGTCTCGGCCGCCCCAATTCCGCCCCTGATCCACCGGAACCGGAGAATCCCGACGTTGAGCTCGGCTTCGATGACTGGGTCGATAGGAAGCTCTCATCAGACAGGCCCGGGTCGCAGTCGATGAGCCCGGGGATGGACAAGTCGAAGAGGAAGTACTATAGCAAGAGGATGAAGAGGATGTACGGCTCTGACTCGGAGGACGACAGCAGGAGGGACAGGAATGAGGGGTTTGTCGAGTTGCAGCCCGAGGTCGTGGAGTTCAACCGGCTGCACAAGAGGGAGGAGGAGTTGTACTTCTACGACACTTTCGCGTATCCGTGGGAGAAGGACAAGCACTATAAGATGGTGTACCAGTTGGAGAAGAagtacttccccgagcattcCCTAGACAAGGCCTTCCTCGAGCCCGGGCAGTCGGGTTCAAGTTTGAGGGCAAGCTTGAGCGCGAGGGCTGATGCAAAGAAGGGAAGGGCTGCTGGGGTCGGAGATGATAAAGGGTTGGTGTTCTTTGAGGATGAGACGGAGAATGCAGGGGAGAAAGGGGAGAAGAAGGATGTGGTTGAGAAGAAGGTGGAAGAGTTCTTCAAGTGTTTGAAGAAAGTCCCCGGTGAGAGTGCGGAAGCGGAACCTTATGTCTTGACTCGGAGCACCGAGCTTCCTCCGAGGTGGGATGGCCCTCATGGGACAGTAGTCTTGGTGAACAAGCCCAAAG GTTTTACCTCATTCACTGTCTGTGGAAAGCTTCGGCGCCTGGTTAAAGTGAAAAAG GTCGGACATGCTGGGACACTTGATCCGATGTCTACTGGTTTGTTAATTGTGTGCGTTGGTAAAGCGACCAAGGTAGTGGACAG ATATCAAGGTATGGTCAAGGGCTATAGTGGTGTTTTTCGCTTAGGGGAGGCCACATCAACTTGGGACGCTGATTCACCA GTCATCCAACGGGAGCCGTGGGAACACATTAAAGACGAAGACATTAAGAAAGCTGCTGCCTCTTTTATGGGTGAAATCTGGCAAGTCCCGCCAATGTTTTCTGCCATCAAG GTCGGCGGTGAAAAGATGTATGAAAAAGCAAGGAGAGGGGAAAGTATTGAACTTTCACCAAGAAGGATTTCGATATTCCAGTTTGATATCGAACGCAGCTTAGAGGACAG GCAAAATTTGATATTCCGGGTGACATGTTCCAAAGGAACGTACATCCGCTCTCTTTGTGCAGATCTTGGGAAAGCTCTTGGCAG CTGCGCTCACTTAACTGCTCTCCGGAGAGACTCGATCG GGCAATATTCAGCAGATGATGCTTGGGAGTTCCATGATCTAGAGGAAGCAATCACCAAGGCATACTTTTGA